GAATCATAGCCGTCGGGTTGACCTTGTCTTGTCCGGCGTACTTCGGTGCGGAGCCGTGAACGGGTTCGGCAAGGAACAGGCCGTCACCGATGTTCGCGCCGGGAGCAATGCCCAGCCCACCGATCTGTGCTCCACAGGCATCAGAGAGGTAATCACCGTTGAGGTTCGGAAGCGCAAGCACGTCGTACTGAGCGGTGCGAGTGAGGATCTGCTGGAGCATGTTGTCGGCTATGCGGTCGTTGACAACGACAGCGTCTTCTGGTGGCTCACCGTCGCGTTCCTCCCAGAGCGTATCCTCAGTGATGACTTCGTTTCCGTACTCCTCGTCAGCGACCTCATAGCCCCAGTCGCGGAACGCGCCTTCGGTGAACTTCATGATGTTCCCCTTGTGGACGAGCGTCACCGAGTCGCGGTCGTTTTCGAGCGCGTAGTCGATGGCCTTCCGGACCAGCCGCTTGGTTCCAAATTCGGTGATCGGCTTGATACCGATACCGACCGGTCCGTCGTGGATGGTGTCTCCGTAGCCCATCTCCTCCTCGATGAATTCACGAACTGCTTCGACTTCATCAGAACCAGACTCCCACTCGATGCCCGCATACACGTCCTCTGTGTTCTCCCGGAACGACACCATATCCATCTGGTCGGGTCTGCTGACCGGTGACGGGACGCCCTCTAGGTGGAACGTCGGTCGCATGTTCGTATAGAGGTCGAGTCGCTTGCGCAGCGCGACGTTCAGACTCCGGAATCCAGCTCCGACCGGCGTCGTCAGTGGCCCCTTGATTGACACCTTGAACTCTTTCATCGCCTCGATGGTGTCTGCCGGAAGATTCTCGTCGTACATCTCTCGGGCCGATTCACCGGCGTAGACGCGCATCCAGTGGATCTCACGTCCGGTTGCCTTCGCTGCTGCCTGCAGGACGGTTTGTGCGGCAGGTCCAACATCCTGCCCGATTCCATCACCGTGAATAATTGGAATGATCGGATCCTCGGGAACGTCTAGCTCGTCGGACTCGGGATCGACTACGTCAATAGCTGCACCTCCCTCCGGTACGTCGACTCTATCGTAAACGAAAGACATATAGAAAAATTTCGTCGTCGGGCTAAAAGTTCTGCCGTTATTAACCCACAAACGTGGATGAACGATGAAGAACAATATTCTATGAGATATATATTCATCCGTCGAGATTAAATAACGAACTGTTGTAACTTCTAATCGCTGCGTAGTACCATCAATTGTAGGGAAAGTAATATGCTTCTGAATGTTGAGGGAGGGATAGCTGATCCTAAACGAGGCGTAATTGGTTGTTCTGTCTACGATTATTGTCGTGAGGAATTCCGTTGGTCCGCTCGTTCAATGTGATGAAGAGAGGACAGACGAAGATTCGCTTCTTAGTGAGGACATCTACGTCGACGCTGACGGTGACGGTGTGAGGTCCGGTTTACGATTTGTTCGACGACGCGGCGCTGGATGATCGCGGGCCGTACACGAATATGGAATGAACGAGCCCGATCATGGAGAACAGAAGGGCGAACAGCATACTCCACGTAAGGATATCTCCTGTGCAATGGTCGAACAGATCGTGCTGCGCTATTACAGTGAAGAATGTCGCTAGCCCCGAAAAGAGGTTTATGCGGCCGAATGTATCCATCACTTTCTGTTTATATACGATCACGAGAATGAGAAATGAACTGCCAACGAGTGCAAACAGCGTGATCATATCGGTGGACGCAACAATGGACGCTGCATCACAAGGATTTCCACTCATCGAATTTTTCTCTCGTAATACGGAGATGTCTACAGTCCTAACTCTTCTGGCACCTAGCACTTGGCGGTGGGATACCTCATTCTCCGGTTCTGTAACTGCACCGAGTGCAGTTTGGGCCTCATTGAAAACCAAAACGGAGTACACAGGATACATCGACACACGTGCCGAGGTCGTGGAGGAAGTACCTGTTCTCCGGCAGGCACCTCTGATCGGAAAGTGTGAATGTGTCGAAAATTGCCATTGTGGCTGCTGGCAGCATCATACAGTATGCACGGATAGCGATTCAACAGTTCACAGGTCAACCCGGGAAAACCACCAATATCCAACAGAGACTGGAACGACTGCCCACACGATGAGAATCAGCGACATCATCGGGGGTGCAAGGAGTGGCCCAGAGACGGATTCGGCGTAGATCGCCCGAGGCGGGGTGACGATCTGACTGTACGCACCGAACGGACTCAGTGTCCCGACGAAGTGAGCGATCCGCTCAAGAGTCGTTAGTTCTCCGTACGGCGGTCCTTCTGACTCAGCGATCGTACTGACAATGTGCGGCCAGAGAGCCGCCCAGACGTAGAAGCCGAGAGCCACCCCAACTGCCCGCAATCGGGTCGAGGAGACGGCCGATACAGCGATGCCAACTGAGGTGTACGCCACACAGAGCAGGAGTGTGAACGCGGCGAGGCCAAACAGCGAGCTCGGACTCACATCGGCAGGGAGCAACAACACGATCAAACCAACCAGCACGAATCCAACGACGACCGACGCAGAGACGGTGACGACACGGGAGGCGAGTGTCCCCACGTAGACGTCTGTTTTCGTCAGCGGCGTTCCAAACAGAAGCCTGAGACGACCGGAGTCGCGGTCGGCGGCGATCGTCACTGCGGTGGTCAGCAACGCACCGAACGGGACTACTGTCCCGACAATGAGCCATAGCGATAATGCAAGAAAGTCAGCGGTCAGTGGCCCGTTCGACAGCACGTGTCCGGCGATGATGCCACCGAACATCGCGCCGAGCGATAGGGCAAGCAGGAGTTTGCCGGCGATCGTCCGTCGAACCACGGTGAGATCGTGACGCAAAACATCGATGGTCGTCATTCGACAGCCTCCGTGGCGTCGCCCGTCATATCGTCGCTTGATCGATCGTGTTCGACTGTTGCATCAAACACGGTCTCTAAGTCCGTCCCATCGAGTTCGAAGTCACGGACTGAGCAAGTGTGGTTGACGAGCTCAATCACGTCGGCTTTCGCCGCCGGAGCGGTGCAGTCCAGCGACAATGTATGACCGTCCTCGGTGACGTTCCTGACGTCATCGACTGATCGCACTCGTTCGAGGAGCTTCGCAGCCGGTGCATCATCGACGAACAATCGAAGCCGTTCCGAGCCACTGGACCGGTCGGCGAGCGCATCGACATCATCGATTGAAACGAGACGACCGTCGTTGACGATTCCAACGCGATCACAGACTGCCTCGACCTCAGCGAGCCGGTGGCTAGAGAAAAAGATCGTTGTGCCATCGGCGGCACGGTCGCGGATACACTCTCGAACGAGCGCAATTCCCTCCGGATCTAATCCTGATGTCGGCTCATCGAGGATCAGGAGATCAGGATCACCAGCGAGTGCCGTCGCCAGCACGAGCCGTTGTTGCATCCCCTTCGAGTAGTCGCCGGCAGGTCTGTCACACGCTTTTCCACTGAGACCCACTGCATCGCAGAGTCGCTCTGGATCATCGTCAGCGTCCTTCAATCGCAGGAACGTACGGATATGCTCTCGCCCGCTCATCCCATCGTACACGTCGTACTGTTCCGGCAGGACGCCGATCCGGTGGCGGGCTGGCCGCGGATCGCTCGTCATGTTCGTCCCGAAGACGGATACCTGACCCTCAGTCGGCGTCTTTAACCCGAGGACGAGATCAATCATCGTCGATTTGCCGGCACCATTCGGGCCGAGGAGTCCGAACACCGATCCAGACCGGACAGCGAGGTCGACCCCATCAACGGCAGTCACCGAGCCAAACCGCTTTGTCAAGGCCACCATCTCAATAGCGTTCTGTGTACTCACAGTGCTACGTCCGTATATCACTCCGTAAATTTGTCTGATATATTCTTTAATATCGGATGATGAATTGGAGAGACGGCACTGTCTCGATGAACAATTCAGCTTCGATAATCACCGACTGCTCAACCTGATAGTGTGTTCTGATGCAACGTTCCAGACAACGGTTAAATAATCGTGAGAACAAGTCGTTTTTATTACCTACCTGAACACATATTAGATGTCGAACTTGTTAGAAGAATTCCAAGCGCCGGATCTCTCTTGAACGACACGTGTTGGTAGAACACCAGCCACAAGGAGTGAAATTCCAGTCCCCGTAACCACCACAAACGAACGACAGTTTCAATCCGTATTCAATCGACAAACACCACAATGACTGCAGCGGTGCACAAAGCGAACCCGTGGGTACTCATCATCGGAGGAAGTGCTGTCATCGCCGCCGTACTCGGTCAGGCAGCGATCCTCGGCCTGATTCTCTCACCAGAGAGCCAAGGAAAGTGGATTCTCTTCGCGATCTCTGCACTCGGCCTGCTCGGATTCGTAGGCGTCGGGACGATACTCACAGGATTCCTCGATCGGTGATGTTATGCGTCGACGACCGCATCCGCTTCGATCTCAACGCACAACGCTGGATCGATGAGGCGATCGACTTCGACCATCGAGGCCGCTGGTCGAACGTCGCCGAACACCGCTTCGTGTGCGCGACCGATGGCTTCCCAGTCGTCGATGTCGGTGACGAACAGTCGCGTTCGGGTTACGTCCTCGATTCCCGCACCAACCGCTTCGAGCGTGCTCGCAATGGTCGCAAGTGCCTGCTCGGTCTGTTCGTACGGTCCCCCATCGATTGGGTCTCCGTTCTCGTCCGTTGCGGTCGTTCCTGCGACGTGGATGATATTCCCAGCACGGACAGCACGCGAGTAACCAACCTTCGATTCCCACGCCGTACCACTCGAAACGGTTCGTCGTCGCATACCCGACACTCTGTGGGAGATGCGATAACTGCTCGGGAGTGAAACTCCTGAGGAGAGAAGAATTAGCTTCCAGCGTAGTGTTTTCCAGTGCCCTCGAGATCCGCACCGCCAACCGACGAACGAAGGCTGTGCATGCCATCATCGTCCGTAACGCCGAAATTCGTCTCGGTGAGTCCCTGAACGCGTTCTTCTTCCTCGGGGCTGAGTGGCGGAGTATCCGGGGCTGTTGCCCACTCGTCGATGTCGTCTGTCGTACGGAACGTCGGCGTAACAGCTGCCACCTCATCGTGGCTGAGAAGCCACTGAATGGCTGCTTGGCCCATCGTGCGCTCGCCATCGCGTTCGAGGAATCGCAGCGATTCGACTTTCTCCCAGCCGGTTTCGTACCATTCGTCGGGCCGGTACGCGCGGTGGTCGTCTGAATCGAGTTCGATATCCGGTGTGACCTGCTCGTTCAAAAGGCCCGAGGAGTGTGGAACGCGAGCAACAATGCTCGTGGCAGCGTCGTGTTCTCGGATCGTATCGATGAAGTGCTGTCCAGGCACCTGCTCGAAAACGTTGAAGACGGTCTGGATCGCGTCGAACTCGTTCTCGATGGCGCTATCACCGTCTGCGAGCCATCCGATAGACGGCCCGAGCGCCCAGCCGACGGCCCCGATTCGACCCTCTTCGCGGAGTTCATCGATCGTTTCGAGCACGTCGGGCGTGACTTCATCGACGTTCGCGTTGTGCAGTTGGAGGAGATCGACGTACTCGACACCGAGACGATCGAGCGATCGTTCGACGGCAGTACGGAGATACTCGGGCGAAAGCTCTTTTGGGAGTTCGCCGTGACCGGCCTGCGGGTTGTTGTAGAAATCGTAGCCGACTTTCGTTCCGAGCGTGATCTCATCGCGGACCTCATCGAGCGCACGCCCCACGAGTTCCTCGCTATTCCCGTGACCGTAGACGTCACCAGTGTCAAAGAACGTAATACCGCGATCAACGGCGTGCTGGACCATCTCAATCGCTTGTTCCTCAGTCCGGTCACCCCACCAGTCGGTGCCGACGACCCACGCCCCGAAGCCGACTTCACTGACCTCGATACCGCTGTCACCGAGCGTTCGATACTGCATAGTTCGACTAGTGTGTCGGGTCACTTATCGAACGCGGTCTGCCGACACTACACCGACAGCATGGCTGATGATGGTCGAATGGATCAAACGACGCTGGTTCGGATCAACCACCGCGTAGAGCGGTCCGTGACGGATATTCCTCTTGAGCTGAAAATTGTGGCACGACGGAAACTCCTATAGTTGACCCACACGAACAGCGGGCCATGACGAAACGTCACGTGTCGCTTCCCACGGGTGCAGAGAGTGGGTTGCGCGCGTTTATCAGCGAAGTTGATGAGCGCTTATCAGGTCCGGAGGAAACCTGTGATGTCGTCGAAGACGTTCTCATCGACTTGTACGGGGACCGTCAAGCCTACGAACGGTGGCAGTCTGGAGAGTCAGTTTCGGCCGCGACTCGGGTTCGATTACAGGGCTACGATCCGTGTAACTCGACGCTGGAGAGCGAATACTACGCGGAAAAAGATGAAGAGAAATTTGAGCGATCGAAACACCTCCAGTGGCTCTGGCGGCAGTTCGACGCGACCCCGATGGCCGACAACATCGAATTTGCGCTGCGTTTCCGGCAGATGCTTGCAAACCATCTCTTCGAGGATGCTGGGGACAATCTCCGCATTTTCAAAGGGGTGACGTTCTCCTATGGACACAATATCTCCGTCGGTGATAGCACCGTCATTCACGACGACGTTCACCTCGACGATCGCGGCAAGCTCACCATCGGCGACCGCGTGAGTATCTCGGATGACGCTCACATCTACTCGCACGATCACGACGTTACCGACCAGACTGATGTCACAAATTTCCACACGATCATCGAGGACGACGCCCGTGTCACCTATGACTCGATGATCCGTGCAGGCGTAAAGATCGGTGAAAACAGTATCGTTGCAGCGAAGAGCGTCGCACAGCGCGACGTGCCTGCACATCACATCGCAGCAGGGACGCCTGCAAAGAGCATTGCAGTGAAACCCGACTGGGAAGATGTCGCAAAGCCGGTCGGAGAAGGGGCCGACAACCGCGAAGATCGGATGATTCCTTACGAGCTACCAGACGACCTTGATCCATTCGACGAGTTCGAACGCGAGCGTTCAGCCGACGAACAGTAGGTCTGTACTCTCCCCGATTCTCGAACGGACCGATGGTTTTTCCATGGTCACACCAATCGTTGGTCAATGAAGCGACGGACCTATCTCGGGCGTGTGGCGGTCGGTGTGGGTATTTGTGGTGGACTATCTGGGTGTATGGAAGACCGCGCTGGCGATGAAACCCAAACACCTGACGCTGGCCAGTCCGAAGCAACGGCGACACAGAACGGCTCGATTACTGAATCAACGTCCAACGGATCACAGTCCATCGCGGTCGAGACTGTCGTCGAGAATCTCGAAGTTCCGTGGGGGGCCGCGTACCGGGGTGGGACGCTCTATCTGACCGAGCGACCGGGACGAGTCGTGCGCGTTGTCGATGGAGCGAGCGAGGTTGTTGCTGACTTCACCGGAAGCACGCAGACTGGTGGCGAAGGGGGACTCCTCGGACTCGTTTTTCATCCCAACGATTCCGCCATTGCCTTCACGTATCAGACCTACGACGACGGGAGCGGCCGACAGAACCGTATCGTTCGTCACAACGTTGCGAACGGCTGGACGCGCGAGCCTCTTCTCGACGGGATTCCAGGAGGAACGATTCACGACGGGGGCCGCCTGTTCATTCACAACGGATCACTTTTTGCCACGACCGGTGATGCAAGCGAGTCAGAAGACGCACAGGATACGAGCGTGTTAAACGGCAAGGTGCTCCGGCTAACCCTCGATGGACGTCCACATCCGGACAACCCGTTTGGGAACGCTGTTTTCACGTACGGTCACCGGAATCCGGAGGGTCTTGCCACCCGTGATGGAGCGCTGTACGCGATTGAACACGGTCCGAGCAGTGATGACGAGGTCAATCGACTAGAAAAGGGAGGAAACTACGGCTGGCCCGAGGTAACCGGCCCGAGCGACAATCCCGAGTTTGTGGACCCAGTCCAGACGTACGAGGATATCATCGCGCCCGGTGGTGGCGTGTTCTACGCCGGTCCCATCGAACAGTGGCAGGGCGATCTCTTCATCGGGACGCTCGCCGGGGAGCATCTCCGGCGCGTGCGGATACGCAACGGAACTGTCACCGAAGACGAGCCGCTGTACGATGAGTATGGTCGTCTGCGCACGACGTTCGTCGGACCCGATAACCATCTCTACGCGACGACGAGTAACCGCGACGGCCGCGGCACGCCGGAATCAGGAGACGATAAAGTCCTCCGGTTCCGCCCAGCATGAGAGCCATTGCGATCAACGTTGGCGCGAACACGAACACACCGGGATTTCGCGGGCCAGTGTATCCGAACGGAGAGTTTGAGTACATCCCGATTCCGGAGTCGAAGCCGACGAGGACTCAGATTCCGACGTACGGCGATCTCGATCTCAGAAGTGCCATTCCCGACGATCTCCGGGATGTGTCGGTGCATCTCGATCCGGAGTTTGCCGAGTACTCCTGTTGTGAGAGGTACACGTACGGCGACGATCACGGGGTGAAGGCTGGACCACTCTCGACACTCGAGTCGGGAGATTGGTTGCTGTTCTACGCGACGCTCTCGACGGCCGACGCACCGGCACCAGAGCAGCCACCCGGGTGGGGCGCATACTGTATCGGTGGGTTTCGTGTTCAGAGTGTTGTGAGTGGACAGGAGTACGCGACGGTATCCGAGACCGAACGGGCACCGTTCCAGAACAACGCGCACGTCAAACGCGAGGAGTTCGACGCGCGTGTGCTCGTGTTGGGTGATCCGGAGGATTCGAGATTGTTCGAGCGAGCAGTCCCGTTGAGCGGATCAAAAGGGACGGCTCCGAATGAAATTGTGACTGAACTGTCGAACGACTCCGGAAAGGGTCCGTGGTGGCGACGGCCGTTGCGATTCGATGACGGAGCGTGTGAGGAACTGCTGGAGATCATCGAAGATGAGAATGTGGAGTAGGAGTTTATCAGACAGCCAATATTTGAGATAAGAGTGTGAAGACGGAGTCTCATTCAGAAGTCGTCGCTGGCCACATATATAAGATTAAAAACATTTATTGCACTTCTATGATGAGGTAATACATGCGTTTTAAACTTCTTCAATTCTCAATAGAGAGTCGACTATCTGAACAGACTACGCGTTCCAGTGTCGTATCCAACTACGATATCAAGGTAATTATGAGCTTGTATAGATATGTCTGTAAGAAGAGGTATATCCCCCTCTTCGGCAACCTCCCCTAGCTCAATATTCCGCCTCATTTTTGCTTCACCCTTTGTAATCGAGATTGTTTCTTCAGAATTGTTTTTCTCGATAGTTATTTTCACGTTGTTATACGAAACACCATCTATTGTCTCAAACGACCGCTCAGAATCGTTGAACCATGCTTCAAGTTCGTTCACATCAACATCCATATCGCCCCCATCCTGCGGACGAAACTCGATCACTTGCTTCATTTCGTCATCGTCAAAGACTGGGTCGAATTCATCATGAACCTGATCTGGTAACCCATCTTTTTCAAGTCGAAA
The nucleotide sequence above comes from Halocatena marina. Encoded proteins:
- a CDS encoding ABC transporter permease subunit, coding for MTTIDVLRHDLTVVRRTIAGKLLLALSLGAMFGGIIAGHVLSNGPLTADFLALSLWLIVGTVVPFGALLTTAVTIAADRDSGRLRLLFGTPLTKTDVYVGTLASRVVTVSASVVVGFVLVGLIVLLLPADVSPSSLFGLAAFTLLLCVAYTSVGIAVSAVSSTRLRAVGVALGFYVWAALWPHIVSTIAESEGPPYGELTTLERIAHFVGTLSPFGAYSQIVTPPRAIYAESVSGPLLAPPMMSLILIVWAVVPVSVGYWWFSRVDL
- a CDS encoding PQQ-dependent sugar dehydrogenase, yielding MKRRTYLGRVAVGVGICGGLSGCMEDRAGDETQTPDAGQSEATATQNGSITESTSNGSQSIAVETVVENLEVPWGAAYRGGTLYLTERPGRVVRVVDGASEVVADFTGSTQTGGEGGLLGLVFHPNDSAIAFTYQTYDDGSGRQNRIVRHNVANGWTREPLLDGIPGGTIHDGGRLFIHNGSLFATTGDASESEDAQDTSVLNGKVLRLTLDGRPHPDNPFGNAVFTYGHRNPEGLATRDGALYAIEHGPSSDDEVNRLEKGGNYGWPEVTGPSDNPEFVDPVQTYEDIIAPGGGVFYAGPIEQWQGDLFIGTLAGEHLRRVRIRNGTVTEDEPLYDEYGRLRTTFVGPDNHLYATTSNRDGRGTPESGDDKVLRFRPA
- a CDS encoding ABC transporter ATP-binding protein → MSTQNAIEMVALTKRFGSVTAVDGVDLAVRSGSVFGLLGPNGAGKSTMIDLVLGLKTPTEGQVSVFGTNMTSDPRPARHRIGVLPEQYDVYDGMSGREHIRTFLRLKDADDDPERLCDAVGLSGKACDRPAGDYSKGMQQRLVLATALAGDPDLLILDEPTSGLDPEGIALVRECIRDRAADGTTIFFSSHRLAEVEAVCDRVGIVNDGRLVSIDDVDALADRSSGSERLRLFVDDAPAAKLLERVRSVDDVRNVTEDGHTLSLDCTAPAAKADVIELVNHTCSVRDFELDGTDLETVFDATVEHDRSSDDMTGDATEAVE
- the icd gene encoding isocitrate dehydrogenase (NADP(+)), coding for MSFVYDRVDVPEGGAAIDVVDPESDELDVPEDPIIPIIHGDGIGQDVGPAAQTVLQAAAKATGREIHWMRVYAGESAREMYDENLPADTIEAMKEFKVSIKGPLTTPVGAGFRSLNVALRKRLDLYTNMRPTFHLEGVPSPVSRPDQMDMVSFRENTEDVYAGIEWESGSDEVEAVREFIEEEMGYGDTIHDGPVGIGIKPITEFGTKRLVRKAIDYALENDRDSVTLVHKGNIMKFTEGAFRDWGYEVADEEYGNEVITEDTLWEERDGEPPEDAVVVNDRIADNMLQQILTRTAQYDVLALPNLNGDYLSDACGAQIGGLGIAPGANIGDGLFLAEPVHGSAPKYAGQDKVNPTAMILSGRIMLEYLGWNDAADLVRDALEETIASKQVTYDIERQISGGTKLSTSDFAGHVAEKIHDLA
- a CDS encoding acyltransferase, encoding MTKRHVSLPTGAESGLRAFISEVDERLSGPEETCDVVEDVLIDLYGDRQAYERWQSGESVSAATRVRLQGYDPCNSTLESEYYAEKDEEKFERSKHLQWLWRQFDATPMADNIEFALRFRQMLANHLFEDAGDNLRIFKGVTFSYGHNISVGDSTVIHDDVHLDDRGKLTIGDRVSISDDAHIYSHDHDVTDQTDVTNFHTIIEDDARVTYDSMIRAGVKIGENSIVAAKSVAQRDVPAHHIAAGTPAKSIAVKPDWEDVAKPVGEGADNREDRMIPYELPDDLDPFDEFERERSADEQ
- a CDS encoding aldo/keto reductase; translation: MQYRTLGDSGIEVSEVGFGAWVVGTDWWGDRTEEQAIEMVQHAVDRGITFFDTGDVYGHGNSEELVGRALDEVRDEITLGTKVGYDFYNNPQAGHGELPKELSPEYLRTAVERSLDRLGVEYVDLLQLHNANVDEVTPDVLETIDELREEGRIGAVGWALGPSIGWLADGDSAIENEFDAIQTVFNVFEQVPGQHFIDTIREHDAATSIVARVPHSSGLLNEQVTPDIELDSDDHRAYRPDEWYETGWEKVESLRFLERDGERTMGQAAIQWLLSHDEVAAVTPTFRTTDDIDEWATAPDTPPLSPEEEERVQGLTETNFGVTDDDGMHSLRSSVGGADLEGTGKHYAGS
- a CDS encoding RidA family protein codes for the protein MRRRTVSSGTAWESKVGYSRAVRAGNIIHVAGTTATDENGDPIDGGPYEQTEQALATIASTLEAVGAGIEDVTRTRLFVTDIDDWEAIGRAHEAVFGDVRPAASMVEVDRLIDPALCVEIEADAVVDA